The segment TTTCGAATAAAAAAAATCGTTTCAGGTCCTGAGATTATTTCCAGAGGATTTGTATTCATAAGAGAATCCGATGATTTAATCAGAAAAATAAAGGATTTGGCCCATACAATAACAACGGAATCACTTGCATCCAAAAACAACAGATGGATTGACCTCCGCACTGATATAGCAGAGAAAGTGGAACCTTTTGTATATAAAGCTACGGGAAGAAGGCCAATGATTCTTCCAGTTATTTATGATATTTCAAAAACAAGTAACTGATACAGTGTGTGATGATATTGCAAGAATAAAGGAACTTCAATATATGAATGAAGTTCCTTTTCTTGTTAAATCAAATTTTGGGAGTTTCAGTTTATTAATAATCACTCCTATCTTTCTATTGCACATAAATCCATTTTCAACCATTACTTTATAATAGCATTTTTCAAACTTGATGCTTTTTATTTTTGTCACGTTGTTCCTTTAAAATCTTTTGTAAGTTTTCATTAGTATTTAGTAGTTCATGTAATTTTTCTTCTTCAGCTTTTTTCATTTTCCATTCCATTTGCTTTTTTCTACCCTCAAGCTCCTCTTCATAGATTCTTTCCAATTTTTCAATTGAAAAATCCCATGACTCTCCAGGATAGTGACTTCTTGAAGGTGTATAACCTGGTAACTTAGGAGTAACCAGAGTTACATACAAATCTGAGGATTTAAATTGAAAATCGTATTTTTCCTTTAGTATATTAATATTTTCTTTACTCCCCTCCTCGCATAATGTTAATACCTCAAGCACTTCATCCCAATATAGGTTTAAGTCAGTAGGTGAATCATAGTAATTAATTGATGTTGTAACGATTTCCCTTGTTCGCACGCCTGGTTTAAACCATCCAAACATGTAGTTATTCCTCCTTAGTAATTTCGGCTATTCACCCTATACTATTCTTAACAAAACAAATTAAGAATATTTGTGCTGCCACATAGAGTCAAAGAGAATTAATTACTAATGGAGTTTTTACAGGAAAAACTGAGTGATATTATAAGAGTAATAACTTGATAAGTTACAGTTTTCAACAAACTTCGAATTAGGTGAAAAGTAGAAATAACCACACTGTATTGCTTATGAAACCTTTTTATGAACCAAAACCCTATCTTTATTTGGTTTCCTTGCTACAACCGCGAAGACCATTCCGATTAGTGGAAATAGCATCATAAGATAAAGTATTTCTTGATATCCACCATAAAAATCATAGGCAAGAGCAAATGGCAGTGGGCCAAATGCCGAACCGATTACCATAACAGTGGAGGAAACACCTTTAATGCTTCCAATATTGGCTCTTCCAAAATAGTTCGGCCAAATAATTCCTAAACTTATGGCTTCAAACCCTCCAACAACTCCTCGAGCAATTCCAAACAAGATAGCAGTGTAATAGGAATCTGTGCTCACAAGTAAAAACATTATTCCAATCTGCCCAAAAAACACCAAGGCAATGATGTAATTGACTTTTATTTTTTCGACAGCAAAGCCTGCAATAAAGGTAAAAGGAAATGATACAATCGCCATCAGGCTCAGAATAAATGCTGCTTCTGTTCGTCCGATATTGCTTTCAGCCATGATTGGGACAAAGTGAAAAACAATACCTGTATTCACCATGGATGGGACGGCAACACAAAAGAGCAATAACCAAAATTGCTTGGTTTTCATAGCTTCCTTTACTGTCCATGCTTCTTCAAATATGGAAGGACGATTACTGGCTTCATTCTGCAACTCATTTAGTGCAACATTGTCAGGAAAAAGACCGACATCTTCCGGTTTGTTACGAATAAAAAAATAGGCCAAAGGAAGAAATACTCCTAACAGTAATCCACCCCAAACGAACCAAGAAATCTGCCATCCAAATTGGTCAATTAACCAAGCATTCGCTGGAGGTAAGGCAGCTGCACTGATAAAACTTCCAAAAGCCAAAAAACTCATGGCTCTTCCTCTCTTAATAACGAACCACTGAGGAATGAGCGTGCCTGGTATCAGGGTTAAAGATCCTTGACCGAAAAGTCTTAACAGGAAGAATCCTATAAACAACATAACTGGTCCCAATAGGAATGCATTAAAGATGCAAGCGATTCCCAACATCGCTGCAACAAATACTGTCATACGTCTTTGGCCGAATCTATCTACAAATCTCCCAATCACAAAGAGCAGAAATCCTGCAAAAAGGGTGGCAAAAAGGTACATGGTTGATACTAAGGTACTACTCCACCCGAAATGCTCAAGATAAGCAGTGATAAAGATGGAAATAGAATATGTCTGACCCGGACCTGAAAAAAAGACCGACATTGCTGCCATTGCAACAATAACCCAACCATAATAAAAAGGTGG is part of the Sutcliffiella sp. FSL R7-0096 genome and harbors:
- a CDS encoding MFS transporter — encoded protein: MNQSTKLPFTPPFYYGWVIVAMAAMSVFFSGPGQTYSISIFITAYLEHFGWSSTLVSTMYLFATLFAGFLLFVIGRFVDRFGQRRMTVFVAAMLGIACIFNAFLLGPVMLFIGFFLLRLFGQGSLTLIPGTLIPQWFVIKRGRAMSFLAFGSFISAAALPPANAWLIDQFGWQISWFVWGGLLLGVFLPLAYFFIRNKPEDVGLFPDNVALNELQNEASNRPSIFEEAWTVKEAMKTKQFWLLLFCVAVPSMVNTGIVFHFVPIMAESNIGRTEAAFILSLMAIVSFPFTFIAGFAVEKIKVNYIIALVFFGQIGIMFLLVSTDSYYTAILFGIARGVVGGFEAISLGIIWPNYFGRANIGSIKGVSSTVMVIGSAFGPLPFALAYDFYGGYQEILYLMMLFPLIGMVFAVVARKPNKDRVLVHKKVS